The sequence below is a genomic window from Pseudomonas cremoricolorata.
CGGCGGGGGCGGCGAGCTGATCGTCCGGGCGAACATCGGCGAGGGCGCGGTGCAAGGTGCTGTAGAGAAAGTCGTGAACCATGCGCCCCTCGCGGAAGCGCACCTCATGCTTGGTCGGGTGAACGTTGACGTCCACCCCGCTCGGTTCCAGTTCAAGGAACAGCACGAAGGTCGGGTGGCGGCCGTTGAACAGCACATCCCGGTAGGCCTGGCGTACGGCGTGGGCGACCAGTTTGTCGCGTACCGCACGGCCGTTGACGAAGAAGTACTGCAGGTCGGCCTGGCTGCGCGAGAACGTCGGCAGTCCAACCCAGCCCCATAGACGCACGCCATTGCGCTCGACATCCACCGGCAAGGCCTGCTCGAGAAAACCCGGCCCGCAGATGCTGCCGACGCGGCGCGCGCGGCTGGTGTCGTCCGGCGCTTCGTGCAAGCTGAGCACGGTCTTGCCGTTGTGGCGCACGTGGAAACCGACATCGAAACGCGCAAGGGCCAGGCGCCGTATGACTTCCTGAAGGTGGTCGAATTCGGTCTTTTCCGTCTTGAGAAACTTGCGCCGCGCCGGGGTGTTGAAAAACAGGTCGCGCACTTCGACCGAGGTACCGACCGGGTGCGCCGCAGGTTGGACCCGCGGCGCCATGTCGCGACCTTCGGTTTCGACCTGCCAGGCCTCACTGGCCTCGACGGTACGCGAGGTGAGGGTCAGGCGCGACACCGAACTGATCGACGCCAGTGCCTCGCCGCGAAAGCCCAGGCTCAGCACCCCTTCAAGGTCTTCGAGTTCACGAATCTTGCTGGTGGCGTGACGGGCCAGGGCCAGTGGCAGGTCGTCGGCGGAGATTCCAACACCGTCGTCGCGCACCCGCAGCAGCTTGACCCCGCCTTGCTCGACTTCGATATCGATGCGCCGGGCACCGGAGTCGAGGCTGTTTTCCAGCAATTCCTTGGCCACCGATGCTGGCCGCTCGACCACCTCACCGGCAGCAATCTGGTTGGCGAGCCGCGGGCTGAGCAGCTCGATACGCGAACCGCCACTCATTGTTGCGACGCCAGCGTGGTCGCCGGAATGTTCAGGTGCTGACCGACCTTGAGCTCATCGCTTCTAAGGCCATTGGTGCTGCGCAGGCTCACCACGCTGACCTGGTAACGCACGGCGATCATTGCCAGGGTTTCACCGGGGCGTACGGTGTGATCCCGCGGGCCCTGGGCGATCTTGCCGCTGTCGCGCAGCCAGGCAATGTAGGTGCCCGGCGGTGGGTTCTGCTGGAAGAACTGCCGCACGCCGGTATGAATCGAGCGCGCCAGGGCCTGCTGGTGACTGCGGGTGGCCAGCTTGGCCGCCTCGTTGGCGTTGGAGATGAAGCCGGTCTCGACCAGAATCGAGGGAATGTCCGGCGACTTCAGCACCATGAATCCGGCCTGCTCGACGCGTTGTTTGTGCAGCGAGGTGATGCGGC
It includes:
- the mutL gene encoding DNA mismatch repair endonuclease MutL, whose product is MSGGSRIELLSPRLANQIAAGEVVERPASVAKELLENSLDSGARRIDIEVEQGGVKLLRVRDDGVGISADDLPLALARHATSKIRELEDLEGVLSLGFRGEALASISSVSRLTLTSRTVEASEAWQVETEGRDMAPRVQPAAHPVGTSVEVRDLFFNTPARRKFLKTEKTEFDHLQEVIRRLALARFDVGFHVRHNGKTVLSLHEAPDDTSRARRVGSICGPGFLEQALPVDVERNGVRLWGWVGLPTFSRSQADLQYFFVNGRAVRDKLVAHAVRQAYRDVLFNGRHPTFVLFLELEPSGVDVNVHPTKHEVRFREGRMVHDFLYSTLHRALADVRPDDQLAAPAAAPEVPRPSGTQAGEFGGQGEMRLSASLLEPMQAAPSQAAPGSGSGAGYQYNYSPRPSQPVPAAEAQAVYREYFAPLGSGAAPGLPESQGDIPPLGYALAQLKGIYILSENAVGLVLVDMHAAHERIMYERLKIAMASEGLSGQPLLVPESLALSQREADCAEEHAQWFQRLGFELQRLGPETLAIRQIPALLKQAEANRLVQDVLADLMEYGTSDRIQAHLNELLGTMACHGAVRANRRLALAEMNALLRDMENTERSGQCNHGRPTWTQMGLDDLDKLFLRGR